One segment of Corynebacterium atrinae DNA contains the following:
- a CDS encoding MetQ/NlpA family ABC transporter substrate-binding protein: MNFRRIFAGAAAAVIAATGLVACSSSDSGSDSASGSDNAPIRVGTTDASLGEWEVFSDLAQEEGIKVEIVNFSDFTTPNDALAQGQIDVNKFQHLLFLNNYNEGTGNDLVPISATEIYPLALYWKDHDSLDGIEGQNITIPNDPTNQGRAINVLVQAELITLKEEGLLNPTPADIDQGASKVTVTPVDAAQTPTSYHEGSPAIINNSFIERAGIDPLSSIFQDDPSTEQAEPYINVFVTTAAKADDEKINRLAELWKDPAVAAAVQKTSGNTAVAVDRDRAQLAEIMDRLAANN, encoded by the coding sequence ATGAACTTCCGTCGCATTTTCGCGGGCGCCGCCGCAGCCGTCATCGCTGCCACCGGACTCGTCGCCTGCTCCTCGTCCGACTCCGGCTCCGACTCGGCTTCCGGTTCCGACAACGCCCCCATCCGCGTTGGTACCACCGACGCCAGCTTGGGCGAGTGGGAGGTCTTCTCTGACCTGGCCCAGGAGGAAGGCATCAAGGTTGAGATCGTCAACTTCTCCGACTTCACCACCCCGAACGATGCCCTGGCCCAGGGTCAGATCGATGTCAATAAGTTCCAGCACCTGCTGTTTTTGAACAACTACAACGAGGGCACCGGCAACGACCTCGTCCCGATCTCCGCCACCGAGATCTACCCGCTGGCCCTGTACTGGAAGGACCATGACTCCCTCGATGGCATTGAGGGCCAGAACATCACCATCCCCAACGACCCGACCAACCAGGGCCGCGCCATCAACGTGCTCGTGCAGGCTGAGCTGATCACCCTCAAGGAAGAGGGTCTGCTCAACCCGACCCCCGCCGACATCGATCAGGGCGCCTCCAAGGTGACCGTCACCCCGGTGGACGCCGCACAGACCCCGACCTCATACCACGAGGGCTCCCCGGCGATCATCAACAACTCCTTCATCGAGCGCGCCGGCATCGATCCCCTGTCCTCCATCTTCCAGGATGACCCGTCCACGGAGCAGGCCGAGCCGTACATCAACGTCTTCGTCACCACCGCCGCCAAGGCCGACGATGAGAAGATCAACCGCCTCGCCGAGCTGTGGAAGGACCCGGCTGTTGCCGCGGCCGTGCAGAAGACCTCCGGCAACACTGCCGTCGCCGTCGATCGTGACCGCGCGCAGCTCGCCGAGATCATGGACCGTCTGGCAGCCAACAACTAA
- a CDS encoding HAD hydrolase family protein, protein MKIAAFDIDGTILFPEGIAPDVLAALQEWQAAGHLAVAATGKSRSALDHALRPYGFRFDYDIIYTGAVVAGTPFRATLPVALVRRLIAMLIDVPGVIVFATMLGERDALFTQLPAGSADSTIIRDYTRMELADITDAHEFVGIPLLVTEGDLHELAQRVAEQFPEVDVVTNQMFVDILPKGASKGDGLINLLSHLGLARSQVTLYTFGDSWNDLSMHAIADRSFAFPWSPAEVIDTADEVIDSVAGALPQLR, encoded by the coding sequence ATGAAGATTGCGGCGTTCGACATCGACGGCACGATTTTGTTCCCCGAGGGGATCGCGCCCGATGTCCTCGCCGCCTTGCAGGAGTGGCAGGCCGCAGGCCACCTCGCGGTGGCCGCCACCGGCAAGTCGCGTTCCGCGCTCGATCATGCGTTGCGCCCCTACGGCTTCCGCTTCGATTACGACATCATCTACACCGGCGCCGTCGTCGCTGGCACCCCCTTCCGCGCCACGTTGCCGGTTGCGCTGGTGCGTCGGCTGATCGCCATGCTTATCGACGTCCCCGGGGTCATCGTCTTTGCCACCATGCTCGGCGAGCGCGATGCGCTCTTCACGCAGCTGCCCGCTGGGTCGGCGGACAGCACCATCATCCGCGATTACACGCGAATGGAGCTGGCCGATATCACCGATGCCCACGAATTCGTCGGCATCCCGCTGTTGGTCACCGAGGGCGACCTCCACGAACTCGCCCAGCGTGTGGCGGAGCAGTTCCCCGAGGTGGACGTGGTTACCAACCAAATGTTCGTGGATATCTTGCCCAAGGGCGCGTCCAAGGGCGACGGGCTGATAAACCTCCTGTCGCACCTGGGGCTTGCGCGTTCACAGGTCACCCTCTATACCTTCGGCGATTCCTGGAACGACCTCTCGATGCACGCCATCGCCGATCGCTCCTTCGCCTTCCCCTGGTCCCCCGCCGAGGTCATCGACACCGCCGATGAGGTCATTGATTCGGTTGCGGGGGCATTGCCTCAATTGCGCTAG
- a CDS encoding error-prone DNA polymerase codes for MRFNGGAPLNWSRLERILSGRDEPTPVPVDHLGTEAPRRPAGRARVPFAELHAVSSYSFLGGASEPEELVARAVELGLSAVALVDRDGFYGAVKFAEAAAAVNLPTVFGAELTMGDRILTVLARSPEGYRRLSHLISDAHMITGVKGEVSYPPLEGVADALDGHGLVLLGWEWSDDIEAVLAAFGSENVVLEYAVTMTPEDADHHELLDRWNNLRAIATAVPAAATRAHSRLAGAKRSLARRLSLPDAEPDLHPMGAPWMRSGEQMLRLLPGREALVAETLAVAQECAFTLDLVAPELPDFPTPDGHSEMSWLREMTRERAQRRYASRPEEIQERARRQIDYELDVIEQLNFPGYFLIVSDLVDFCRDRSILCQGRGSSANSAVCFALGITNAEPVSAGLLFERFLSPNRDGPPDIDIDIESGRREEVIQYVYERHGRTKAAQVANVITYRTKGSVRDAARALGYPQGSADAWSKGTAEPPPEVLELAAQFKGQPRHLGIHSGGMVICDRPIADVVPVEWARMEKRSVVQWDKDDCASVGLVKFDLLGLGMLEALHHMMDLVEEQRGRRVNLWELDLAEPEVYDMLCRADAVGVFQVESRAQLSTLPRLKPRCFFDLVVEVALIRPGPIQGGSVHPYLRRRDGLEEITYDHPVLEKSLGKTLGIPLFQEQLMQVAVDAAGFSGAEADELRRAMGSKRSPERMAALRDRFFRGAHETNGIDGAVAEKLWNKIVAFAAYGFPESHSQSFASLVYFSAWFKHHYPAEFCVGLLRAQPMGFYSPQSLIQDARRHGVQVLPVDVNESGEHARVVDGQIRVGLNLINGVKEAAARIEAAAPFTSIPDLSRRADLTVAHVEALARAGALDCFGIDRRQALWEAGIAATEREGMLPGLSAIEAPALPGMSSLELLVADVSSTGVTPQTQPMAMVRDQLAEAGILRACDLRSVPDGTRVRIAGVVTHRQRPQTASGLTFLGMEDETGLMNVMVSVGLWKRQRVVARTSKVLVVRGIVQNATGATSVVADRLEPLAIGEWFSRGSRDFR; via the coding sequence ATGCGATTCAACGGCGGCGCACCATTGAACTGGTCGCGGCTGGAGCGTATTCTCTCCGGCCGCGACGAGCCCACGCCGGTCCCCGTCGACCACCTGGGCACGGAGGCTCCCCGCCGCCCGGCTGGCCGCGCCCGCGTCCCCTTCGCCGAACTCCACGCCGTCTCTTCGTACAGCTTCCTCGGCGGGGCGAGCGAGCCGGAGGAGCTGGTGGCCCGCGCTGTCGAGCTTGGCCTGTCCGCCGTGGCATTGGTGGATAGAGATGGCTTCTACGGGGCAGTAAAATTCGCCGAGGCCGCTGCTGCGGTGAACCTGCCCACCGTCTTCGGGGCCGAGCTGACGATGGGGGATCGCATCCTCACCGTGTTGGCCCGCAGTCCCGAAGGCTACCGTCGTTTATCCCACCTGATCAGCGATGCGCACATGATCACCGGAGTGAAAGGCGAGGTGTCCTACCCTCCTCTGGAGGGCGTGGCCGATGCCCTCGATGGGCACGGCCTGGTGCTGCTCGGATGGGAATGGTCCGATGACATCGAGGCAGTGCTCGCCGCCTTTGGGTCGGAGAACGTGGTCCTGGAATACGCCGTCACCATGACCCCGGAAGACGCTGACCACCACGAACTCCTCGACCGCTGGAACAACCTCCGGGCGATAGCGACTGCGGTTCCGGCGGCTGCCACCCGGGCCCACTCCAGGCTGGCCGGGGCGAAACGCTCGTTGGCCCGTCGGCTCTCGCTTCCCGACGCCGAGCCGGACTTGCACCCCATGGGTGCGCCCTGGATGCGCTCGGGGGAACAGATGCTTCGCCTGCTCCCCGGGCGGGAGGCGCTGGTGGCGGAAACCCTCGCTGTGGCCCAGGAGTGCGCCTTCACCCTCGACCTCGTCGCCCCGGAGCTGCCGGACTTTCCCACCCCAGACGGGCACAGCGAGATGTCCTGGCTACGGGAGATGACGCGGGAGCGGGCGCAGCGCAGGTACGCCTCCCGCCCGGAAGAGATTCAGGAGCGGGCGCGGCGGCAGATCGATTATGAGTTGGACGTGATCGAGCAGCTGAACTTCCCCGGGTATTTCCTCATCGTCTCCGACCTCGTGGATTTCTGCCGCGACCGCAGTATCCTCTGTCAGGGGCGCGGCTCCTCGGCGAACTCGGCGGTGTGTTTCGCACTCGGCATCACCAACGCGGAACCCGTCAGCGCGGGGCTGTTATTCGAACGTTTTCTCTCACCCAACCGGGACGGCCCACCCGACATTGACATCGACATTGAATCGGGCAGGCGCGAGGAAGTCATCCAGTACGTTTATGAGCGCCACGGGCGGACCAAGGCGGCGCAGGTGGCCAACGTCATCACCTACCGGACCAAGGGGTCTGTTCGCGACGCCGCCCGCGCCCTCGGGTACCCGCAAGGCAGCGCTGATGCCTGGAGCAAGGGCACCGCCGAACCGCCACCGGAGGTACTGGAGCTGGCGGCCCAGTTCAAGGGGCAACCCCGGCACCTGGGCATCCACTCCGGCGGCATGGTCATCTGTGATCGTCCTATCGCCGACGTTGTCCCCGTCGAATGGGCCCGGATGGAAAAGCGCTCAGTCGTGCAATGGGATAAAGACGATTGCGCCTCCGTCGGCCTGGTCAAGTTCGACCTGCTTGGCCTGGGCATGCTCGAAGCCCTGCACCACATGATGGACCTCGTAGAAGAACAACGCGGCCGCCGCGTCAACCTGTGGGAGCTGGACCTGGCGGAACCGGAGGTCTACGACATGCTCTGCCGTGCCGACGCCGTCGGAGTCTTCCAGGTCGAATCCCGCGCGCAGCTGTCCACCCTCCCGCGGCTCAAACCCCGCTGCTTTTTCGACCTCGTCGTGGAGGTCGCACTCATCCGCCCCGGCCCCATCCAAGGCGGATCCGTCCACCCCTACCTGCGCCGCCGGGATGGCCTCGAAGAGATCACCTACGACCACCCCGTGCTGGAGAAATCCCTAGGAAAGACGCTGGGCATCCCGCTGTTCCAGGAACAGCTGATGCAAGTGGCTGTCGACGCCGCCGGTTTCAGCGGAGCCGAAGCCGACGAGTTGCGCCGCGCCATGGGCTCCAAGCGATCCCCGGAGCGGATGGCGGCGCTGCGCGATCGCTTCTTCCGGGGAGCGCACGAAACCAACGGCATCGATGGGGCCGTCGCGGAGAAACTCTGGAACAAGATCGTCGCGTTCGCCGCCTACGGCTTCCCTGAATCACATTCCCAATCCTTCGCCTCCCTGGTGTACTTCTCGGCGTGGTTCAAACACCACTACCCGGCGGAGTTCTGCGTTGGCCTGCTCCGCGCCCAGCCGATGGGCTTCTACTCCCCACAGTCGCTCATCCAGGACGCCCGCCGACACGGGGTGCAGGTACTGCCGGTGGATGTCAACGAATCCGGCGAGCACGCCCGGGTGGTGGACGGCCAGATCCGGGTGGGCCTCAACCTCATCAACGGCGTGAAGGAAGCCGCTGCGCGCATCGAAGCCGCCGCCCCCTTCACCAGCATCCCGGACCTGTCGCGCCGGGCCGATCTCACGGTGGCACACGTCGAAGCCCTGGCACGGGCCGGGGCCTTGGACTGCTTTGGCATCGACCGCCGGCAAGCATTGTGGGAGGCCGGAATTGCGGCGACCGAACGGGAAGGAATGCTGCCGGGGCTCTCGGCCATCGAAGCCCCGGCGTTGCCCGGGATGAGTTCGCTGGAGCTCCTGGTTGCCGATGTCAGCAGCACCGGGGTGACCCCGCAGACGCAGCCGATGGCGATGGTGCGCGATCAGCTAGCCGAGGCGGGCATCCTCCGGGCCTGTGACCTGCGCAGCGTGCCGGATGGCACGCGGGTACGCATCGCGGGCGTGGTCACGCATCGACAGCGACCACAGACCGCCTCGGGACTGACGTTTTTAGGCATGGAAGATGAGACCGGGTTGATGAACGTCATGGTCTCGGTGGGGCTGTGGAAGCGGCAACGCGTAGTCGCGCGGACCTCGAAGGTGCTGGTGGTGCGCGGAATTGTGCAAAACGCGACCGGGGCGACGAGTGTTGTGGCGGACCGGCTGGAGCCCCTGGCGATCGGGGAGTGGTTTAGCCGAGGTTCGCGGGACTTCCGCTAG
- a CDS encoding methionine ABC transporter permease — protein MTTTILAANWDRLGGTFLEAIVDTLIMVSLTMVVGGLLGLLVGVLLYTTRSGAVLQNKPVYWVLNLLVNFIRPIPFIIMIAMFAPLTLSVVGTTIGRSAAVFIMCIAATFAVARIVEQNLVAIDPGVIEAARAMGASPLRIITTVILPEALGPLILGYTFIFIAVVDMSAMAGYVGGGGIGDFAIVYGYRNYDLEVTYVAVIVIVVIVQIAQLLGNWISRKIMRR, from the coding sequence ATGACCACCACCATTCTCGCCGCGAACTGGGACCGTTTGGGCGGTACCTTCCTCGAGGCGATCGTCGATACGCTCATTATGGTGTCGCTGACCATGGTGGTCGGTGGCCTCCTCGGCCTGCTGGTGGGCGTGCTGCTCTACACCACCCGTTCGGGCGCGGTGCTGCAGAACAAGCCGGTGTATTGGGTCCTCAACCTGCTGGTGAACTTCATCCGCCCGATCCCGTTCATCATCATGATCGCCATGTTCGCGCCACTGACGCTGTCGGTAGTGGGTACCACCATTGGCCGTTCGGCGGCCGTGTTCATCATGTGCATCGCCGCGACGTTCGCGGTGGCCCGCATCGTGGAGCAAAACCTCGTCGCCATCGATCCCGGTGTCATCGAGGCCGCGCGCGCCATGGGTGCCAGCCCGCTGCGGATCATCACCACGGTGATCCTGCCGGAGGCGCTCGGACCGCTCATCCTTGGCTACACCTTCATCTTCATCGCGGTGGTCGATATGTCCGCCATGGCCGGCTACGTCGGCGGCGGCGGTATCGGTGACTTCGCCATTGTCTACGGTTACCGCAACTACGACCTGGAAGTCACCTACGTGGCTGTCATCGTCATCGTGGTCATCGTCCAGATCGCTCAGCTGCTGGGCAACTGGATCTCTCGGAAGATCATGCGCCGCTAG
- a CDS encoding methionine ABC transporter ATP-binding protein, with translation MTAPTSRPTSRGTRIEFRGVEKVFHTPNKTEVRAVDGVTLTVEPGEILGVIGYSGAGKSTLVRLINGLDNATAGELLLDGTDVVGLPEAKLRSIRRGIGMIFQQFNLFHSRTAAGNIEYPLKLAGMPKAERKQRVAELLDFVGLGDRGGSYPEQLSGGQKQRVGIARALATKPSLLLADEATSALDPETTQDVLNLLREINRELGITIVVITHEMEVVRYIADKVAVMENGRVVEYGSVYEVFSQPQTDVAARFVSTSLRNTPDRVEAEDLLAHDGRLFTIDLTEDSGFFAAAARAREGGARIGIVHGGVTTLQKHSFGKVTVRLSGPDEAIEGFYTDLTRTTDIQEIKR, from the coding sequence GTGACAGCACCCACTAGTCGACCCACTAGTCGCGGTACGCGCATCGAGTTCCGCGGCGTCGAAAAGGTCTTCCACACCCCGAACAAGACCGAAGTCCGCGCCGTCGACGGCGTCACCCTCACCGTCGAGCCGGGCGAAATCCTCGGCGTCATCGGCTATTCCGGCGCCGGCAAGTCCACCCTCGTGCGCCTCATCAACGGCCTGGATAATGCCACCGCTGGCGAGTTGCTTCTCGACGGCACCGATGTCGTCGGCCTCCCCGAGGCCAAGCTGCGCTCCATCCGCCGCGGCATCGGCATGATCTTCCAGCAGTTCAACCTCTTCCACTCGCGCACCGCCGCCGGCAACATCGAGTACCCGCTCAAGCTGGCGGGCATGCCCAAGGCGGAGCGCAAGCAGCGCGTGGCGGAGCTCCTCGACTTCGTCGGACTGGGCGACCGGGGCGGTTCCTACCCGGAGCAGCTCTCGGGCGGCCAGAAACAGCGCGTCGGCATTGCCCGCGCCCTGGCCACCAAGCCCAGCCTGCTCCTGGCGGATGAGGCCACCTCGGCTCTCGACCCGGAGACCACCCAGGACGTGCTCAACCTGCTGCGCGAGATCAACCGTGAGCTGGGCATCACCATCGTCGTCATCACCCACGAGATGGAGGTCGTGCGCTACATCGCCGACAAGGTCGCGGTCATGGAGAACGGTCGAGTCGTCGAGTATGGCAGCGTCTACGAGGTCTTCTCGCAGCCGCAGACCGACGTCGCCGCCCGCTTCGTCTCCACCTCCCTGCGTAACACGCCGGACCGGGTGGAGGCGGAGGATCTCCTGGCTCACGACGGACGCCTGTTCACCATCGACCTCACCGAGGATTCCGGCTTCTTCGCCGCCGCGGCGAGGGCCAGGGAGGGTGGCGCCCGGATCGGTATCGTGCACGGCGGCGTGACCACGCTCCAGAAGCACTCCTTTGGCAAGGTGACGGTCCGCCTATCCGGACCCGATGAGGCCATCGAGGGCTTTTACACCGACCTCACCCGCACCACCGATATCCAGGAGATCAAGCGATGA
- a CDS encoding PH domain-containing protein encodes MNPVSPKLVTARYLSRLPWIAVLGIGFAVAAWLLSPWLWIGTGIFVAFFLWQLWLIPAQVKLLGWQETEDELLITKGKLWHTFTVVPYGRIQFVDVTAGPIDRPLGMKTLELHTASATSDSSVEGLPAEVADALRDRLAIKARERMSGL; translated from the coding sequence ATGAATCCCGTTTCTCCCAAGCTGGTAACTGCCCGATATCTCAGCCGATTGCCCTGGATTGCTGTGCTGGGGATCGGTTTTGCCGTCGCCGCCTGGTTGCTGAGCCCGTGGCTGTGGATCGGGACTGGGATTTTTGTGGCGTTCTTTCTCTGGCAGTTGTGGCTCATCCCCGCTCAGGTCAAGCTGTTGGGTTGGCAGGAGACGGAGGATGAGCTGCTGATCACGAAGGGCAAGTTGTGGCACACCTTTACCGTCGTGCCTTATGGCCGCATTCAGTTTGTCGACGTCACCGCGGGACCCATTGATCGTCCGTTAGGCATGAAGACCCTGGAGCTGCACACGGCATCGGCCACCTCTGATTCTTCGGTCGAGGGGTTGCCCGCCGAGGTGGCGGATGCCTTGCGCGATCGCCTGGCCATCAAGGCCCGAGAGAGGATGAGCGGCCTGTGA